A single Lysinibacter sp. HNR DNA region contains:
- the ispG gene encoding flavodoxin-dependent (E)-4-hydroxy-3-methylbut-2-enyl-diphosphate synthase — translation MAAVNLGLPKVPQTLSPRRASRQISVGSVLVGGDAPVSVQSMTTTPTTDINATLQQIAELTATGCDIVRVAVPSRDDAEILPIIAKKSQIPVIADIHFQPNYVYAAIDAGCAAVRVNPGNIRKFDDQVGEIARRAKAAGVSIRIGVNAGSLDPRLLQKHGKATPEALVESAVWEASLFEEHDFHDFKISVKHNDPIVMVKAYRLLAERGDWPLHLGVTEAGPAFQGTIKSATAFGILLSEGIGDTIRVSLSAPPAEEVKVGLQILQSLNLRERKLEIVSCPSCGRAQVDVYKLADEVTSGLEGMSVPLRVAVMGCVVNGPGEAREADLGVASGNGKGQIFVKGEVIKTVPESEIVATLIEEANRIAAEMPGDNSSTGSPVVTAWAN, via the coding sequence GTGGCTGCTGTAAATCTTGGTCTTCCTAAAGTTCCCCAAACCCTTTCCCCTCGCCGAGCGTCCAGGCAGATTAGCGTTGGTAGTGTCTTGGTGGGGGGTGACGCCCCCGTGAGCGTGCAGTCGATGACCACCACGCCCACAACCGATATTAACGCGACCCTGCAACAGATTGCTGAACTCACCGCGACGGGATGCGACATTGTTCGGGTTGCGGTTCCCAGTCGTGATGACGCGGAAATACTGCCCATTATCGCAAAGAAGAGTCAGATTCCGGTGATCGCGGATATCCACTTTCAGCCTAATTATGTATACGCTGCGATCGACGCGGGGTGTGCCGCGGTGCGGGTGAATCCCGGAAATATTCGCAAGTTTGATGATCAGGTGGGTGAGATTGCGCGGCGAGCAAAGGCTGCCGGTGTGAGCATCCGGATCGGGGTTAACGCGGGTTCTCTTGACCCTCGTCTGCTTCAAAAACACGGCAAGGCGACGCCCGAGGCTCTGGTGGAGAGCGCGGTGTGGGAGGCGAGTCTTTTTGAAGAGCACGACTTCCACGATTTTAAAATCTCGGTCAAGCACAACGACCCCATAGTTATGGTTAAGGCATATCGTCTTCTGGCAGAGCGTGGGGACTGGCCGCTGCACCTCGGGGTAACCGAGGCCGGCCCCGCCTTTCAGGGCACCATTAAATCTGCAACGGCTTTTGGTATCCTCCTGAGTGAGGGTATCGGCGACACGATTAGGGTGTCGCTCTCCGCGCCGCCCGCCGAGGAGGTGAAGGTGGGGTTGCAGATTTTGCAGTCCCTCAATCTGCGTGAGCGCAAGCTCGAGATTGTGTCCTGCCCCAGCTGTGGTCGGGCCCAGGTCGACGTATATAAGCTGGCTGACGAGGTGACGAGTGGTCTCGAGGGCATGAGCGTTCCTCTGCGTGTTGCGGTCATGGGGTGTGTGGTAAACGGCCCCGGAGAAGCTCGGGAGGCAGACCTTGGTGTTGCGTCGGGTAACGGCAAGGGGCAGATATTCGTGAAGGGTGAGGTTATCAAGACGGTACCCGAATCCGAGATCGTTGCAACTCTTATTGAGGAGGCGAATCGTATCGCCGCCGAGATGCCCGGGGATAACTCCAGCACAGGTTCTCCCGTTGTTACGGCCTGGGCAAACTAG
- a CDS encoding FKBP-type peptidyl-prolyl cis-trans isomerase gives MKLRVVPVFMAAFALTLTGCTIADANFTQQAKEAGCEIPASGSQSDSIKVTGEFGEQPTVEFSTPLKVDGVQRTILIEGDGDIIVEGDTVKSRLTLVNGVDGEQIASEELDLPVDSSVLPTPGWLAIADCMPVGSRAVTTMSGADLYGETGNETLGITAEDSVVIVVDAQRTVFNCTGELPDNFLDRAEGESASLPDGFPTLTLADNGDPTLTFPEGFVPVNELRIANSINGEGEEVQEGDCVVVHYKGMNQETGEIFDESWARGNPAQFTTDGVIPGFRDALVGQNVGSQVVALINPDNGYGPAVEGDAKTGNIAFVVDILATNR, from the coding sequence TTGAAGCTCCGAGTCGTTCCCGTCTTTATGGCAGCATTTGCCCTCACCCTTACCGGTTGTACCATTGCTGACGCTAACTTCACACAGCAGGCAAAAGAAGCAGGGTGTGAGATCCCGGCCTCGGGGAGTCAAAGCGACTCCATAAAAGTAACCGGGGAGTTCGGCGAACAACCCACCGTTGAGTTCAGTACTCCACTCAAGGTAGACGGTGTTCAGCGCACCATCTTGATCGAGGGTGATGGAGACATCATAGTCGAGGGTGACACCGTGAAATCACGACTGACCCTCGTTAATGGAGTAGATGGCGAGCAGATCGCCTCGGAGGAGCTAGACCTCCCCGTCGACAGTTCAGTCCTGCCCACGCCGGGATGGCTTGCAATCGCCGATTGCATGCCCGTTGGCAGCCGTGCTGTCACCACCATGAGCGGTGCTGATCTTTATGGTGAAACGGGTAACGAGACTCTGGGGATAACGGCCGAGGACAGTGTAGTGATCGTTGTAGATGCGCAGCGCACGGTCTTTAACTGCACGGGTGAGCTGCCCGATAACTTCCTGGATCGTGCCGAGGGAGAGAGTGCCTCGCTGCCCGATGGGTTCCCAACCCTTACACTGGCGGATAACGGCGATCCCACGCTGACCTTTCCCGAGGGTTTTGTGCCCGTCAACGAGCTGAGAATTGCAAACAGCATTAACGGCGAGGGCGAAGAGGTTCAGGAGGGCGACTGCGTTGTTGTGCACTACAAGGGTATGAACCAGGAGACCGGTGAAATCTTTGATGAGAGCTGGGCTCGCGGAAATCCCGCACAGTTCACCACCGACGGCGTTATCCCCGGATTCCGTGATGCGCTTGTGGGTCAGAACGTTGGCTCGCAGGTTGTTGCCCTCATTAACCCCGACAACGGCTACGGACCAGCCGTGGAGGGCGATGCAAAAACCGGAAACATTGCTTTTGTCGTTGATATCTTGGCGACAAATCGCTAA
- a CDS encoding ABC transporter substrate-binding protein has protein sequence MKKVTKRVLPAVAGLALLGLGLAACSAGSSSESTPEATSSGPVMGPVTPGSTPLAEETAEMEQLYKDAVAEGGDLIVWAGGDSPDQQDTVRRLFTERFPEINLDLRVDLSKFHDVKIDEQLASNTLIPDVAQLQTSHDFDKWKEQGELLEFKPLGASKQFPGYADPDGAFVSLRVNSFFPQYAKEGLTAAPTSYLDFLGPEYKDQKLILPYPHDDDAVLYVYMKIVEKYGEEYLQQLADQNPTFIRGTAANGPLVGQQGYLATLTGYAIGPQERSIAIIPEEDPFISWVQRTAIFEQAKHPAAAKLYLAFITSKEYQSTFITWPTRTDVPTPEGLKPLSEYPNSDPMDFIEWMSDRQGVADAEVLMEKYFGPVVGESPLTDPALLEILEVEPRPGTDDY, from the coding sequence ATGAAGAAAGTAACAAAACGAGTATTACCCGCCGTAGCCGGACTCGCCCTGCTGGGCCTGGGACTCGCGGCATGCAGTGCAGGGTCATCCTCAGAGAGCACACCAGAAGCAACTTCCTCCGGACCGGTCATGGGACCAGTTACCCCTGGTAGCACCCCGCTAGCCGAAGAAACCGCCGAAATGGAACAGCTCTACAAAGACGCGGTAGCCGAGGGTGGAGACCTTATCGTCTGGGCGGGCGGCGACAGCCCCGACCAGCAGGACACCGTGAGGCGCCTATTCACCGAGAGATTCCCTGAGATCAACCTTGATCTCAGGGTAGACCTGTCAAAGTTCCACGACGTCAAGATTGACGAGCAGCTCGCATCAAACACGCTCATTCCCGATGTGGCACAGCTCCAGACCTCTCACGACTTTGACAAGTGGAAAGAGCAGGGTGAACTACTCGAGTTCAAGCCCCTGGGAGCCTCAAAACAGTTCCCGGGATACGCTGACCCCGATGGTGCCTTTGTGAGCCTCCGGGTGAACTCATTCTTCCCCCAGTACGCGAAGGAAGGCCTGACAGCCGCTCCCACAAGCTACCTCGATTTCTTGGGACCCGAGTATAAGGATCAGAAGCTAATTCTTCCCTACCCCCACGACGATGACGCGGTTTTGTACGTGTACATGAAGATCGTGGAAAAATACGGTGAGGAGTACCTGCAGCAGCTTGCCGACCAAAACCCCACGTTTATTCGTGGAACAGCGGCCAACGGGCCTCTGGTTGGTCAGCAAGGATATCTGGCAACCCTCACGGGATACGCGATCGGGCCGCAGGAGCGCTCCATTGCCATCATCCCCGAGGAAGATCCCTTTATCTCGTGGGTGCAGCGCACAGCAATTTTTGAGCAGGCAAAGCACCCCGCCGCGGCAAAGCTCTACCTGGCCTTCATCACCAGTAAGGAATACCAGTCAACGTTTATTACGTGGCCCACACGTACCGACGTTCCCACCCCCGAAGGACTCAAGCCGCTCAGCGAGTACCCCAACTCCGACCCGATGGACTTCATCGAGTGGATGAGCGACCGCCAGGGAGTCGCTGATGCCGAAGTACTCATGGAAAAGTACTTCGGACCGGTTGTGGGTGAATCACCTCTGACCGATCCGGCACTCCTCGAGATCCTTGAGGTTGAGCCCCGTCCCGGCACGGATGACTACTAG
- a CDS encoding O-acetylhomoserine aminocarboxypropyltransferase/cysteine synthase family protein — MADREYGFHTRAIHAGNIPDPITGARALPIYQTSSFVFDDTADAAARFALQKYGNIYSRLSNPTVASFEERVASLEGGIGAVATASGLSAQYITFASLTGQGDHIVASSNLYGGSITQLDITLRRFGVDTTFVQSSDPADYAAAIAENTKLIFAESVSNPSGQIADIEGLAAVAHAAGIPLIIDATLATPYLNRPIEWGADIVIHSATKFLGGHGTTLGGVVVESGRFNWHSEKFPLFDETVPAYGGLKWSGNFGEYAFLTRLRAEQLRDIGPTLAPHSAFLLAQGVETLPYRMQAHVDNAGRVAEWLDADSRVETVSWAGLPHHPHHDRAQKYFPRGPGSVFSFTVRGGREAGRALIENVNLASHLANVGDVKTLIIHPASTTHAQLTDQQLADTGIGAGTVRLSVGLEDAEDIIYDLDQALTAAVKTGTKPTTQESL; from the coding sequence ATGGCAGATCGCGAATACGGATTCCACACCCGCGCAATTCATGCGGGTAATATCCCAGACCCCATCACGGGCGCTCGGGCCCTTCCCATTTACCAGACCAGTTCCTTTGTCTTTGACGACACGGCGGACGCTGCGGCACGCTTTGCTCTTCAAAAATACGGAAACATTTATTCGCGTTTGTCGAATCCCACTGTTGCGAGTTTCGAAGAACGTGTGGCCAGCCTAGAGGGGGGCATCGGTGCTGTTGCTACGGCGAGCGGACTCAGCGCGCAGTACATTACCTTTGCTTCGCTTACGGGTCAGGGGGACCATATCGTTGCTTCTTCCAACCTCTATGGCGGTTCTATCACGCAGCTCGACATCACGCTTCGCCGTTTTGGTGTAGACACAACTTTTGTGCAGTCATCAGATCCTGCCGACTACGCCGCGGCAATCGCTGAGAATACCAAGCTCATCTTTGCCGAGTCCGTCTCCAACCCCTCCGGCCAAATTGCCGATATCGAGGGACTCGCTGCGGTAGCCCACGCCGCGGGTATCCCGCTCATCATTGATGCCACACTCGCCACTCCCTACCTCAACCGCCCTATCGAGTGGGGTGCCGACATAGTGATCCACTCCGCCACTAAGTTTCTCGGCGGTCACGGGACAACCCTCGGCGGTGTTGTGGTGGAGTCGGGTCGGTTCAATTGGCACAGCGAGAAGTTCCCCCTCTTCGACGAGACCGTCCCCGCGTACGGGGGGCTCAAGTGGTCCGGCAATTTCGGAGAATACGCTTTTCTTACCCGGCTCAGAGCCGAACAACTGCGCGATATCGGCCCCACCCTGGCCCCACACTCCGCGTTCCTGCTCGCCCAGGGTGTAGAAACTCTGCCCTACAGAATGCAGGCACACGTTGATAACGCGGGACGAGTCGCGGAATGGTTAGACGCCGATAGCCGTGTTGAGACGGTCTCGTGGGCTGGTCTCCCCCACCACCCACACCATGATCGCGCGCAGAAGTATTTCCCTCGAGGACCGGGCTCGGTGTTTAGTTTTACCGTGCGTGGGGGGCGCGAAGCGGGGCGCGCGCTCATCGAAAACGTCAACCTGGCCAGCCACCTGGCCAACGTTGGTGATGTCAAAACCCTCATCATTCATCCCGCGTCAACAACACACGCACAGCTCACCGACCAGCAGCTCGCCGACACCGGTATCGGAGCGGGCACCGTTCGGCTGAGCGTTGGCCTCGAAGACGCAGAAGACATCATCTACGACCTTGACCAAGCACTCACAGCAGCGGTTAAAACCGGTACGAAGCCCACAACACAGGAGTCTCTATGA
- a CDS encoding 1-deoxy-D-xylulose-5-phosphate reductoisomerase gives MRRVIILGSTGSIGRQALEVIRANPHEFQVVGLSAGTDLAGLRAQADAFSVENTALGAMESEHLVRDTEADVILNGITGSIGLGPTLAALKAGATLALANKESLIVGGDLVVRLARPGQIVPVDSEHSAIAQALRAGEQHEVSRLILTASGGPFRGRSRDSLRNVTPAEALAHPTWDMGKMVTTNSSTLVNKGLEVIEAHLLFGVSYDRIEAVVHPQSIVHSMVEFSDGSTLAQASPPDMRLPISLGLNWPRRVAGAVAPIDWGRAHEWTFEPLDRVAFPAVELAKQVGRAGGTYPAVYNAANEQAVEAFHRGNIGYLDIVDTIARVVDAHDFSGEELTPELLADAERWARVRADQLIERAG, from the coding sequence ATGCGTCGAGTGATAATTTTAGGTTCAACGGGTTCTATCGGTCGTCAAGCTCTTGAGGTTATCCGGGCAAACCCGCATGAGTTTCAGGTTGTGGGCCTCTCCGCGGGTACAGATCTTGCGGGCCTGCGAGCGCAGGCCGATGCTTTTTCGGTGGAAAATACCGCCCTTGGAGCGATGGAATCCGAGCATCTGGTGCGGGACACAGAGGCGGATGTCATCCTGAATGGAATCACCGGCTCCATCGGGCTGGGTCCCACGCTGGCCGCGCTTAAGGCCGGTGCAACGCTCGCTCTAGCAAATAAAGAGTCCTTGATAGTCGGGGGAGACCTTGTTGTCCGGTTGGCCCGTCCCGGACAGATTGTTCCTGTGGATTCGGAACACTCCGCAATAGCCCAGGCGCTTCGAGCGGGCGAGCAACACGAGGTGAGTAGGCTTATCCTGACCGCCTCGGGAGGGCCGTTTCGTGGTCGTTCTCGCGATTCTCTGCGTAACGTAACACCGGCGGAGGCCCTGGCTCATCCCACATGGGACATGGGAAAAATGGTAACCACAAACTCCTCAACCCTGGTGAATAAAGGGCTGGAGGTGATTGAAGCCCATCTGCTTTTTGGGGTTTCATACGATCGGATTGAGGCCGTTGTGCACCCGCAATCTATCGTGCACTCCATGGTGGAGTTTAGCGATGGTTCCACCCTGGCCCAGGCCTCACCCCCCGATATGAGACTTCCCATTTCGCTGGGGCTTAACTGGCCGCGCAGAGTAGCGGGTGCCGTCGCTCCGATTGATTGGGGCCGAGCCCACGAGTGGACCTTTGAACCCCTTGACCGGGTTGCGTTTCCGGCGGTTGAGTTGGCTAAACAGGTTGGCAGGGCTGGGGGAACCTATCCCGCAGTCTATAACGCTGCAAACGAACAGGCGGTTGAGGCCTTCCACAGGGGTAACATCGGCTACCTTGACATCGTGGATACGATAGCTCGCGTGGTTGATGCGCACGACTTTTCGGGAGAAGAGTTGACTCCGGAACTGCTGGCAGACGCGGAGCGCTGGGCACGGGTGCGAGCTGATCAGCTTATCGAGCGTGCGGGTTAG
- a CDS encoding lysophospholipid acyltransferase family protein, translating to MTRLESKRPAKLSEVPPGSSKPGLVYFAGRAVLTPLGRFAYRIRVVGKHNVPTRGAVLFASNHLAARDSIIIPLAVPRRVQFLAKSHYFERARVFGRIQRWFFNTIGAVPVKRGAGGAAQTSLNVGRDILRSGGTFAIYPEGTRSRDGRLYRGRTGVAWLALETGATVIPVGLIGSDRGRLLRPDGTPGKKSPITVSFGPPVDFSGLSSSASGKDRREATDRIMAAIHTLTGQERAEGYNEISAT from the coding sequence ATGACTCGTTTGGAATCGAAGCGCCCGGCAAAACTATCCGAGGTTCCCCCCGGATCCTCCAAGCCCGGGCTCGTTTACTTTGCGGGACGGGCTGTTCTCACCCCCCTCGGACGATTTGCTTATAGGATTCGTGTGGTGGGTAAACACAATGTTCCTACCCGGGGAGCCGTGCTCTTTGCCAGCAATCATCTGGCCGCACGCGACAGCATTATTATCCCACTCGCTGTCCCCCGCCGGGTACAGTTTCTCGCGAAGTCCCACTACTTTGAACGGGCTAGGGTCTTCGGACGTATCCAGCGCTGGTTTTTTAACACCATCGGCGCCGTCCCGGTTAAACGCGGCGCGGGTGGTGCCGCGCAAACGTCCCTCAACGTTGGGCGTGATATCTTGCGTTCCGGTGGCACTTTTGCAATCTATCCCGAGGGAACCCGTTCACGTGATGGACGACTCTATCGAGGGCGCACCGGAGTCGCGTGGCTTGCTCTAGAGACGGGAGCGACCGTAATACCGGTAGGCCTGATCGGCTCGGATCGGGGGCGGCTACTCCGCCCCGACGGGACACCGGGGAAGAAAAGCCCTATCACCGTGAGCTTTGGACCCCCTGTCGATTTTTCTGGCCTGTCCTCGTCAGCCTCGGGTAAAGACCGCCGGGAGGCCACCGACCGCATCATGGCTGCGATCCACACGCTTACCGGGCAGGAACGCGCCGAGGGCTATAACGAAATTTCCGCGACCTAG
- a CDS encoding FHA domain-containing protein — MITDYSLDSSGAVLGVGGVDDESTVIGGLRESGRMLGSAHDDFPVDTTINTPRGGGTRGSAIEAFPPRLATPPVASVLFPDGNRLWLNRPLVLGRCPQSSGVVGGTLSQLIRVPSPRGVVSSTHAQIRQEGEVVIVTDLYSTNGTVVIFPRKVPRRLRPGETVAVAEETVIDLGDGMECRILIQNGEEKS; from the coding sequence GTGATCACTGACTACAGCCTCGACAGCAGCGGCGCCGTTTTGGGAGTTGGCGGTGTTGACGACGAGAGCACCGTTATCGGTGGACTTCGGGAGTCGGGTCGTATGTTGGGTTCTGCTCATGATGATTTCCCGGTAGACACGACTATCAACACACCTCGTGGCGGAGGAACCCGCGGGTCTGCGATTGAGGCTTTCCCTCCGCGCCTCGCAACCCCGCCCGTCGCGAGCGTGTTGTTTCCCGACGGAAACAGGTTGTGGCTTAACCGACCACTTGTACTGGGTCGCTGTCCTCAATCCTCGGGTGTCGTGGGAGGGACACTCTCGCAACTAATCCGAGTGCCTTCACCGCGTGGTGTGGTGTCTTCCACCCACGCCCAGATTCGGCAGGAGGGCGAAGTGGTCATTGTTACGGATCTTTATTCGACAAACGGCACCGTCGTAATATTTCCGCGGAAGGTTCCTCGTAGGTTGCGCCCGGGCGAGACCGTGGCCGTTGCCGAGGAAACTGTCATAGATCTGGGCGACGGTATGGAGTGTCGCATTCTTATACAAAACGGCGAGGAAAAATCATGA
- a CDS encoding site-2 protease family protein has protein sequence MEVLLYILGVVVLVLGLALSIGLHELGHLIPAKLFKVKVTQYMIGFGRTLWKKRKGETEYGIKMLPLGGYISMIGMYPPAHSGEEARESTTGFLNSVATEGSRVVKNRPGESGHDDAVHALRDALDADPQLAETLRPEALHVDPDPAKTDAADIVVEGKDSSQRANYFVSMVNEAREVSSESIGDESHNRAFYKLPVWKRIVIMLGGPFMNLLLAVVFYTIFLVGFGLPQSTTTIGSVSECLVPATSSVTSCAPGDAEAPGAQAGLRPGDRIVSINGERITEWQQIQDTVSVSPSRALSVVVEREGSEVDLSITPALNARAVLDAAGQPEMDAAGNPVTAEVGMIGVSPTSELVRQPVTSVLPQVGNNIELMAQSIINLPSRMVNVWNAAFGTEERDPTGPVGVVGVGRMAGEIASLDTIPVAVKIQGMVGLLASLNVALFVFNLIPLMPLDGGHVAGALYEKVRRTIAKIFGRPDPGPVDTAKMVPVTFAVVIVLGAMTLLLFYADIVRPISLLG, from the coding sequence GTGGAAGTATTGCTTTATATTTTGGGTGTTGTGGTATTGGTTTTGGGGCTTGCCCTCTCAATCGGGCTACACGAACTGGGGCACTTGATACCCGCCAAACTTTTTAAAGTCAAGGTTACGCAGTACATGATTGGTTTTGGTCGTACCCTGTGGAAGAAACGTAAGGGTGAAACCGAGTACGGCATCAAAATGCTTCCCCTGGGGGGCTACATTTCGATGATTGGGATGTATCCACCGGCGCACAGCGGCGAAGAAGCTCGTGAATCCACCACAGGCTTTCTGAACTCGGTGGCCACCGAGGGCTCACGGGTGGTCAAGAATCGTCCGGGGGAGAGCGGTCACGACGATGCTGTGCACGCCCTGCGTGACGCGCTAGACGCAGACCCTCAGCTTGCAGAGACCCTGCGCCCCGAGGCCCTTCATGTTGATCCCGACCCGGCCAAAACAGATGCGGCAGATATCGTGGTTGAGGGGAAGGACTCCTCTCAGCGCGCCAACTACTTTGTGTCGATGGTGAACGAGGCCAGGGAGGTCAGTTCGGAAAGTATTGGAGATGAAAGCCACAACCGGGCCTTCTACAAGCTTCCGGTATGGAAACGCATCGTTATCATGCTTGGCGGACCCTTCATGAACCTGCTTCTGGCCGTGGTGTTCTACACAATCTTTCTGGTGGGTTTTGGGTTGCCCCAGTCAACCACAACTATCGGCTCGGTGAGCGAATGTCTGGTGCCCGCCACTAGCTCGGTGACCTCGTGTGCTCCGGGCGATGCTGAGGCCCCCGGGGCACAGGCTGGGCTACGTCCCGGTGACCGGATTGTGAGCATCAACGGTGAGCGGATAACCGAGTGGCAGCAGATTCAAGACACCGTTTCGGTGTCGCCCTCACGAGCCCTCAGCGTTGTTGTCGAGCGTGAGGGGTCGGAGGTTGATTTGAGTATTACCCCGGCGCTCAACGCGCGTGCGGTTCTGGATGCGGCCGGGCAGCCCGAGATGGACGCTGCGGGAAACCCCGTTACCGCTGAGGTGGGCATGATAGGCGTGTCACCCACAAGCGAACTGGTCAGGCAACCCGTCACGAGTGTGCTCCCCCAGGTGGGAAACAACATTGAATTGATGGCCCAGAGCATCATTAACCTTCCGTCGCGCATGGTCAACGTGTGGAATGCGGCATTTGGCACCGAGGAGCGCGACCCCACCGGCCCCGTGGGTGTTGTGGGAGTGGGACGTATGGCGGGTGAGATCGCAAGTCTCGATACCATTCCGGTTGCGGTAAAGATTCAGGGGATGGTGGGATTGCTTGCCTCGCTGAACGTTGCACTCTTTGTGTTCAACCTGATTCCGCTGATGCCGCTTGACGGTGGACACGTGGCGGGTGCCCTATACGAGAAAGTGCGTCGCACGATAGCCAAAATTTTTGGACGCCCCGATCCGGGACCGGTTGACACCGCCAAGATGGTCCCCGTTACCTTTGCCGTTGTGATTGTTTTGGGCGCCATGACTCTGCTGCTGTTTTACGCGGACATTGTGAGGCCCATATCGTTACTCGGTTAG